Part of the Streptomyces sp. f51 genome is shown below.
GCGGGTCCGCGGCATGGACGTGCGAGACGGTCCGCGCCTCGTCGGCGAGCGCGGACGTGGGCACCGCGAACGCCGTCAGGGCGAGTGAGCCCGCTATCGCCACGCCCCTCACCCGGCGCCCGCGGCCGTGCCCTTTCCCCGCACCCGCCGGGCGGGCGGAGGCTGCTCGATCGGAGGATTCCGAGAGCGACTGCATGGGGTCTCCTCTTGTTGCGTATCGAGTGATCCACTGACACCTCGGGCCCAAGGCGTCACGCACGCTACAAGATTGTTAACAAAATACCCAGCAATTTTGCGAACATTTCGAGCCATCGCGTGACCCGAGGGTGCGGGGTGGCGATAGGGCCCGTTCGCACTTACCGGCGATGCTTCCGGGCGGTAACCATAGAGAAGGCTGTTTGGACAGTTATGACCTGAATGAGCTGATTCCAGGAGGGCTCATGAACGCCCCGACGGAGACGACGGCGGGCCCGGCCGCGCAGGACGACGCGCAGGAGGACCCGACCGTCCACATTCTCTGGATCAACGCGGGGCTGAGCTGTGACGGGGATTCGGTCTCGCTCACCGCCGCGACCCAGCCGAGCATCGAGGAACTGGCGCTCGGCGCCCTGCCGGGACTGCCCAAGGTGGCGGTGCACTGGCCCCTGATCGACTTCGAGTGCGGGCCCGTGGAGGGCGCCGACAATTTCGTCGAATGGTTCTTCAAGGCGGACCGGGGCGAGCTGGAGCCCTTCGTGCTGGTCGTCGAGGGATCCATCCCCAACGAGCGGGTCAAGCCCGAGGGCTACTGGTGCGGCTTCGGGGACGACCCCGAGACCGGCCAGCCCATCACCACCAGTGAGTGGCTCGACCGGCTCACGCCCAAGGCGCTCGCGGTGGTCGCCATCGGCACCTGCGCGACGTACGGCGGAATCCACGCGATGGCCGGGAACCCGACCGGCGCGATGGGCGTGCCCGACTACCTGGGCTGGGAGTGGAAGTCGAAGGCGGGCATCCCGATCGTCTGCATCCCGGGCTGCCCCGTGCACCCGGACAACGCCTCCGAGACGCTGCTCTACCTGCTGTACCAGGCGGCGGGCGCGGCCCCGATGATCCCGCTCGACGAGGAGCTGCGGCCGACCTGGCTGTTCGGCGCGACGGTGCACGAGGGCTGCGACCGCGCCGGCTACTACGAGCAGGGGCAGTTCGCGAAGGAGTACGGATCTCCCGAGTGCCTGGTCAAACTCGGCTGCTGGGGCCCGGTGGTCAAGTGCAACGTGCCCAAGCGCGGCTGGATCAACGGCGTGGGCGGCTGCCCGAACGTCGGCGGGATCTGCATCGCCTGCACCATGCCCGGCTTCCCCGACAAGTTCATGCCGTTCATGGACGAGCCGCCGGGCGGTCATGTGTCCGCGACGGCGAGCGGTATCTACGGATCCGTCATCCGGCGGCTGCGGAACATCACCGCGAAGACCGTCGACAAGGAACCGAAGTGGCGCGGCAGGAGCGAGGAGCTCACGACCGGCTACAAGGCCCCGTGGTGACCACGGTCGCCCGCTGAGCAGACACTCGACAGGAAGGTGGCGCGGCACCATGGCGACGGCGACGAACAAGCCGGCCGGTGACGGCCTCACGGAGATGTCGTGGGACCCGATCACCCGCATCGTCGGCAGTCTCGGCATCCACACCAAGATCGACTTCAAGGCGAAGCGGGTCGCGGAGTGCTACAGCACCTCGTCCGTCTTCCGCGGGTACAGCGTGTTCATGCGCGGCAAGGACCCGCGCGACGCGCACTTCATCACCAGCAGGATCTGCGGCATCTGCGGCGACAACCACGCCACCTGCTCCGTGTACGCCCAGAACATGGCGTACGGCGTGGCACCCCCGCACCTCGGCGAGTGGATCATCAACCTCGGTGAGGCCGCGGAGTACATGTTCGACCACAACATCTTCCAGGAGAACCTGGTCGGCGTGGACTACTGCGAGCGGATGGTCCGCGAGACCAACCCCGGAGTGCTGGAACTGGCCGAGCGCACCGAGGCCCCGCACGCGGCCGACCACGGCTACCGCACGATCGCCGACATCATGCGCTCGCTCAACCCCCTGGAGGGCGAGTTCTACCGTGAGGCGCTCCAGGTCAGCCGCTACACCCGGGAGATGTTCTGCCTGATGGAGGGACGCCATGTGCACCCCTCCACGCTCTACCCGGGCGGCGTCGGCACGGTCGCCACGATCCAGCTCTTCACCGACTACCTGACCCGGCTCACCCGCTACGTGGAGTTCATGAAGCGGGTCGTCCCGCTCCACGACGACCTCTTCGACTTCTTCTACGAGGCCCTTCCCGGGTACGAGGACGTCGGCAGGCGCCGGGTGCTGCTGGGCTGCTGGGGCGCCCTGAACGACCCGGAGTACTGCGACTTCCAGTACGCCAACATGGAGAACTGGGGCCGGCGGATGTTCGTCACCCCGGGCGTCGTCGTGGACGGCAAGCTGGTCACCAACAGCCTCGTCGACATCAACCTCGGCATCCGCATCCTGCTCGGCAGCTCGTACTACGAGGACTGGTCGGGCATGGAGAAGTTCGTCGAGCGCGACCCGCTGGGCAACCCGGTCGACGAGCGGCACCCGTGGAACCAGCACACCATCCCGGCCCCGCAGAAGCGGGACTTCGACGACAAGTACAGCTGGGTCATGTCGCCGCGCTGGTTCGACGGCACCGACCATCTGGCACTGGACACCGGCGGCGGCCCGATCGCCCGCCTGTGGTCCACGGCCCTGTCCGGGCTCGTCGACATCGGCTACATCAAGGCCACCGGGCACAGCGTGCAGATCAACCTGCCGCGCACGATGACCAAGCCGGAGATGGCGTTGGAGTGGACGATCCCGCGGTGGAGCAACGCCCTCGAACGCAACCGGGCCCGCACCTACTTCCAGGCGTACGCCGCCGCGGCGGCCCTGTACTTCGCCGAACAGGCCATGGAGGAGGTACGCGCCGGACGCACCCAGACCTGGGAGAAGTTCGACGTGCCGGACGAGTCGATCGGCTGCGGCTTCACCGAGGCGGTCCGGGGTGTGCTCTCCCACCACATGGTGATCAGGGACGGGAAGATCGCCAACTACCACCCGTATCCGCCGACCCCGTGGAACGGCAGCGTGCGCGACAGCTACGGCACACCGGGCCCGTACGAGGACGCCGTGCAGAACACCCCCATCTTCGAGGAGAACCCGCCCGAGAACTTCAAGGGCATCGACATCATGCGGGCCGTCCGCAGCTTCGACCCGTGTCTGCCGTGCGGCGTGCACATGTACGTCGGCGGCGGCCGGACCGTGGAGCAGACGCACATGCCGACGGGGCTGAGCGGACTGGCGGTCTGACCTTCCCGGGATCCGACGTCCATCGCGGTCCGACGAAGACGTTCATCGCGATGCGACCTTCCTCAGGAGCCTCACGAGAGGGGCTTGCCGATGGCCGGACAGGAGACGGGCGAGCGGATGGGCGCGCTGCTCGACGAGCTGGCGCAGCGGGCGGGACCCGAGGCGCGCGATGTCGCGGACGAACTGGTGCGCTGCCTCATGGAGTTCTACGGCGAGGGCCTGGCCCGGGCCGTCCGCCTGCTGCGCTCCGCGCCCGCCGGCGCGGACCCCCTCGCTGTCCTGACCGCCGACGAACTCGTCGGCGATCTGCTGATCCTGCACGATCTGCACCCCGAGGACACCGCGACCCGGGTGGGCCGGGCCCTCGACAAGGTCCGCCCCTACCTCGGCTCGCACGCGGGCGACGTCGAGGTGGCCGGGCTCGACCTGGAGGCGGACGGCGGTCCGACGCTGCGCCTCAGGCTGCGCGGCAGCTGCGACGGCTGTCCCTCCTCCACCCAGACCGTGCGCTGGACCATCGAGGAGGCGGTCGCCCGGATCGCCCCCGAGGTCGCGCACATCGAGGTCGAGGGCATGACAGCGGAGGACCCGCAGCCCGCGCTGCTCCAGATCCTGCCGCACCGGCCGGACGACGCCCCGGGCACGGCACCGGGCGGGACGGCCCCAGGCGGGACGGCACCGTCCGCGGAGCCCGGCGGGACGGCCCGCTGGTACGAACTCGGCCCGCGCTCGCTGCCGGTGGGCGACGGCACCACCGGGATCACCGAGGTCGCCGGCCGCACCCTGCTGCTGGTGCGTCTGCCGGGGCAGTTGTACGCCTACCGCGACCGCTGCCCCCTGTGCACGGCGGACCTGGCTCCCGCGGTCCTCGACGGTGAACTGCTGCGGTGCGCGGGCTGCGGGGCCGCGTTCGACGTGCGCCGGGCCGGCCGGGGCGAGGAGGGCCACCTGGAGCCCGTACCGCTGCTGGAGGACGGCGCGGCGGTGCGGGTGGCGCTGCCCGGCGAACTGCTGGGGGCGGGGCCGTGACCACCGACATCCTCAGGCAGTTCACCCGCAGGCCGCCGCCCGAGGGCGAGCGCTGCGACCTGTGCGGGGAACCGCTGCCCACCGAGCACCGGCATCTGGTCGACACCTCCCGGCGGTCCCTGAAGTGCGCATGTCCTCCCTGCCATCTGCTCTTCACCCGGCCGGGCGCGGGCCAGGGACGCTTCCGGGCGGTCCCCGACCGGTATCTCACCGATCCCGGATTCGAGCTGGACGAGGCGGACTGGAACCGGCTCCAGATCCCGGTCGCGCTCGCCTTCTTCTTCCGCAACTCCGAGCTCGGGAGGCTCGCGGCCTTCTATCCGAGCCCCGCGGGCGCCACCGAGAGCGAACTCGACCCGGCCACCTGGGACGCCGTGCTGGGCCGCAGCCGGCTGGCCGAACTGCTGGAACCCGACGTGGAGGCACTGCTGCTGCACCGCGGACGGAGCGGCGCGGTGACGTGCACGCTCGTCCCGGTGGACGTCTGCTACGAACTGGTCGGCCGGATGCGGCTGCACTGGAAGGGTTTCGACGGCGGCGCCGAGGCCCGCGCGGACATCGCGGACTTCCTGGAGCGGATCACCGCCGCGGCCCGGCCGTCGCACCCCCCGGCCCACGGACCCGCCGCCCCGTCGGCACATCCGGCTGCCGGGGACCCCGCCTCGCGGTCCGGGGGCGCCCCGTGACCGATCTCCAGTTCACGTGCACCGGCGTGCGGCCCGAGCCGTACGGGGCCGGGCCCACGCTGCTGTTCGGGCTGCGCATCGAGGAGACGGACCATCAGCCGGTGCACGCCCTCGCGCTGCGCTGCCAGATCCGCATCGAGCCGGCAGGGCGCTCCTACGAGCCGGAGGAGGTCGGCATGCTGGGCGACCTCTTCGGTGAGCCGAGCCGCTGGAACAGCACGCTCAAGCCGTTGCAGTTCGCGCACACCTCCATCACCGTCCCGGGGTTCACCGGTTCCACCGAGGTCGATCTCCCGGTGCCCTGCACCTACGACACCGAGGTCGCGTCCGCGTCGTACTTCCGGGCGCTGTCCCGGGGCGAGGTGCCGCTGCTCCTGCTGTTCTCCGGCACGGTGTTCACCGGCCGGGACGGCTTCCGCGCCGAGCCGGTGCCCTGGCACAAGGAGACGACGTACCGGATGCCGGTGGACGTGTGGCGCAACATGATCGAGCAGTACTTCCCCAACTCGGGCTGGCTGCGCGTACGTCTCGACGTGCTCGACGCGCTGCGCCGCTACCGCTCCGCGCGCGCCCTGCCGTCCTGGGAGCGGGTCTTCGACGAACTCCTGGCCACCGCCGACGCGAAGGCCGAAGCGAAGGGGGCCGACTGAGATGGGCAATCCCCTGGAGGACCGCTTCGAGCGGGCCCGCGCGGTGGCGGACGCCGTCCTGTTCGAGGGATACGTCCTCTACCCCTACCGCGCCTCCGCCGCCAAGAACCAGCTGCGCTGGCAGTTCGGCGTGCTCGTGCCGCCCGCCTGGACCGCCACGACCGGCGAGCACTCCGTCCAGCGGACCGAGTGTCTGCTGGAACCCCGCAAGGGCGACCGGCTCCACGCCGAACTGCGCTTCCTGCACGTGCGGCGGCGCACCGTCGAACGGCTCGACCCCGACGGCGGCTACACGGAGGTTCCCGAACTGGAGCTTCCCGACCGGGTGCTGGTCCCCTGGGACGAGGGGCACGAGGAACGCGTCCTGATCCATGAGACGCTCGAAGAACTGACGGGCGATCAAGCATCCCGGCACGCCGTACGGTTCGACCTCCCGGACGCCGTCGCGTACGAGCCGGTGACCGACGCCGAGGGCCGGACGGTGGGCCGGCTCGTGCGGCGCAGACAGCGGCTGACCGGCGAACTGCGGCCCCGTGTCGAGGAGTTGCCCGGGCCCTACCGGGTGCTGCGGCTCACGGTGAGCGTGCACAACACCACGGCCGTCCCGGACCGGGCCGACGCCGACCGGGAGACCGCGCTCGCCCACAGCCTGATCGGCACCCATCTGCTGCTCGGGATTCCCGGGGGACGGTTCCTGTCGCTGACGGACCCGCCGGAGTGGGCCCGTCCGGCCGCGGCGAGCTGCCACAACGACCGCACCTGGCCCGTGCTCGCGGGCCCGCCCGGCGCGGACGACGTCATGCTGTCCTCGCCGATCATCCTGGAGGACCACCCCGCCGTCGCCGAGGAGAGCCCGGGGCCCCTCTACGACGCCACCGAGATCGACGAGATCCTCTCGCTGCGCACGGCCGCGCTCACCGACCGCGAGAAGCGCGAGGCCCGCGGCACGGACGCCCGCGCCGCGGGGGTGATCGACCTGGTGGACGACATGCCGGACGCGGTCCGCGGACGGCTGCACGGGGCGATCCGGGGGCTGCGCGAGATCACCGGCGAGGACCCGCCGGGCGAGCCGGTCCCGGCCGCTCCCGACACCGGCCTGAGCCTGCCCCAGGGCCCGGGCCATCCCTGGTGGGACCCGGCGCAGGACGCGGGGGCCGACGAGGTGCCCGCCGTCGTCGTCATCGACGGGGCGACGGTACGCGCCGGCAGCAGGGTCAGACTCACCCCCGGCGCCCGGCGCTCCGACGCCCAGGACGCCTTCCTGCACGGCCGCCACGCCACGGTCGAGGCCGTGGTCGGCGACCTCGACGGCGAGACGCATCTCGCCGTCGTCGTGGACGACGACCCCGGCACCGACGTACGCAGGGCCCAGGGCCGCTTCCTGTACTTCAAGCCCGACGAGGTGGCCCCGCTGACGGACCCGGAGGAGACGCCATGACCGAGTCCGATCGCAGCGGCCCTGCCGGTGGGGCCGAGGAGCGCGGGAGGGGCCGCGTGCTCGTCGCCGGAGTCGGCAACGTGTTCCTCGGCGACGACGGGTTCGGGGTGGAGACCCTACGGCGGCTCGCCGCCCGGACCCCTGAACTGCCGCCCGGCGTCGAGCTGATGGACGCCGGGATCCGGGGGGTGCACCTCGCCTATCGACTGCTGGAGGGCTACCGGACGCTCGTGCTGGTGGACATCGTCGCCCGCGAGGGTCCGCCGGGCACGCTCCACACGATCGACGTCGGCCCCGAACCCCCCGCCGCACGGAACGGTCCCGGCCCGCTGGACACCCACGCCATGGACCCGGCCACCGTGCTGGCCCTGCTGCACGATCTGCACGCCGGCGCGGGCGGCACCCTTCCGAGGGAGGTGTACGTCGTCGGCTGCGTTCCCCAGGACACCGGCGAGGGCATGGGGCTGACTCCCCCGGTGGCCGGTGCCGTGGACGCCGCCGCCGACCTGGTGCTCGACCTGGTACACCGCGCCACCTCCGTACCCCAGCGGAGCTGACCACGATGGAGGCAAGGATGGAATGGCAATGGGTTGGCCTGGCCGCGGGCCTCGTAGTGGCCTACGGCGTCGCGAGGAACCTCTCCGACATCCGCCGCTACTTGCGCATGCGGCGCATGTGATCCGGCGGACGTGAATGATCGGGCGGCCGTGCGTGATCCGGTGGACGCGCCCCGGCGCGCGGACTGCCGCCGTCGCGCCCGGCGCGGCCTCCGACGTCCTCGAGCTGTACGTACCGCTCCAGGAAGAGATGCAGGGTGCCGTGGAGTTCACCCAGGCGTACGAACCACAGGGCGAGGTTCATGGCGCCCTGCTGGGTGATCGCGTAGACACGGCGCGCGGGTCCGCTCTCCGAGGCGTGCCAGTGCGAGGTGACCTCGCCGCTGCCCTCCATGCCCCGCAGCAGCCGGTACACATGCGCCTGGTCCGCGTCGCCGCAGCCGAAAGCGCCCAGGCGCTGCACCAGTTCATAGCCATGACCTTGGCGTTCGGCCAGCAACAGGAGCAGCACCGGGGTGAGCAGAGCGCGTCGCTCGACCTCTTGCCCGGTCATCGTGTTCTCAGGGTAACCAGCCATGCGCGCGCCTCACATCCGGGCGAGGCGGCCCCGCGCGGCGGTGGAGCGGCGGGAGGTGAGGGTGATGCATGAGCTGTCGATCGCCGTCGCGGTCGTCGAACAGGTCGAGGAGGCCGTACGGGACCAGGGCCGCGCGGTCGAGTCGCTGACCCTGCGGATCGGCGAGCTGGCGGGGGTGGTGCCCGAGGCCCTGGACTTCTCGTTCGGGCTCGCGGCCGAGGGCACCGCGCTGGCGGGTGCGCGGCTGCTGATCGAGACTGTCGAGGCACGGGGCCGCTGCGAGGGCTGCGGCCGCGAGGCGCCGACCGGGATGCCCCCGGTGCTGTGGTGCGCCGGATGCGGGGCGCCGCTGACCCTGCTCGGCGGCCGTGAGCTGGAGATCGTCCGGGTGACGCTGGCCGACGGTCGCCCGGAGGTACGCGACGAGGAGGCGAGCCATGTGCCGCACCGTTGACCTGCATCAGGCCGTGCTCGCCAAGAACGACGAGAACGCGCTGGCCCTGCGGGGCTATCTGGGTGACCGCGGCACGGTGGCGGTGAACCTGCTGTCCAGTCCGGGCAGCGGCAAGACGGCCCTGCTCGAACAGCTGCTCACGCGCGCCGTCGCGGGCGGCACCCCGGCCGCGGCCG
Proteins encoded:
- a CDS encoding hydrogenase expression protein HypE; its protein translation is MNAPTETTAGPAAQDDAQEDPTVHILWINAGLSCDGDSVSLTAATQPSIEELALGALPGLPKVAVHWPLIDFECGPVEGADNFVEWFFKADRGELEPFVLVVEGSIPNERVKPEGYWCGFGDDPETGQPITTSEWLDRLTPKALAVVAIGTCATYGGIHAMAGNPTGAMGVPDYLGWEWKSKAGIPIVCIPGCPVHPDNASETLLYLLYQAAGAAPMIPLDEELRPTWLFGATVHEGCDRAGYYEQGQFAKEYGSPECLVKLGCWGPVVKCNVPKRGWINGVGGCPNVGGICIACTMPGFPDKFMPFMDEPPGGHVSATASGIYGSVIRRLRNITAKTVDKEPKWRGRSEELTTGYKAPW
- a CDS encoding nickel-dependent hydrogenase large subunit, translated to MATATNKPAGDGLTEMSWDPITRIVGSLGIHTKIDFKAKRVAECYSTSSVFRGYSVFMRGKDPRDAHFITSRICGICGDNHATCSVYAQNMAYGVAPPHLGEWIINLGEAAEYMFDHNIFQENLVGVDYCERMVRETNPGVLELAERTEAPHAADHGYRTIADIMRSLNPLEGEFYREALQVSRYTREMFCLMEGRHVHPSTLYPGGVGTVATIQLFTDYLTRLTRYVEFMKRVVPLHDDLFDFFYEALPGYEDVGRRRVLLGCWGALNDPEYCDFQYANMENWGRRMFVTPGVVVDGKLVTNSLVDINLGIRILLGSSYYEDWSGMEKFVERDPLGNPVDERHPWNQHTIPAPQKRDFDDKYSWVMSPRWFDGTDHLALDTGGGPIARLWSTALSGLVDIGYIKATGHSVQINLPRTMTKPEMALEWTIPRWSNALERNRARTYFQAYAAAAALYFAEQAMEEVRAGRTQTWEKFDVPDESIGCGFTEAVRGVLSHHMVIRDGKIANYHPYPPTPWNGSVRDSYGTPGPYEDAVQNTPIFEENPPENFKGIDIMRAVRSFDPCLPCGVHMYVGGGRTVEQTHMPTGLSGLAV
- a CDS encoding NifU family protein — encoded protein: MAGQETGERMGALLDELAQRAGPEARDVADELVRCLMEFYGEGLARAVRLLRSAPAGADPLAVLTADELVGDLLILHDLHPEDTATRVGRALDKVRPYLGSHAGDVEVAGLDLEADGGPTLRLRLRGSCDGCPSSTQTVRWTIEEAVARIAPEVAHIEVEGMTAEDPQPALLQILPHRPDDAPGTAPGGTAPGGTAPSAEPGGTARWYELGPRSLPVGDGTTGITEVAGRTLLLVRLPGQLYAYRDRCPLCTADLAPAVLDGELLRCAGCGAAFDVRRAGRGEEGHLEPVPLLEDGAAVRVALPGELLGAGP
- a CDS encoding DUF5947 family protein, which gives rise to MTTDILRQFTRRPPPEGERCDLCGEPLPTEHRHLVDTSRRSLKCACPPCHLLFTRPGAGQGRFRAVPDRYLTDPGFELDEADWNRLQIPVALAFFFRNSELGRLAAFYPSPAGATESELDPATWDAVLGRSRLAELLEPDVEALLLHRGRSGAVTCTLVPVDVCYELVGRMRLHWKGFDGGAEARADIADFLERITAAARPSHPPAHGPAAPSAHPAAGDPASRSGGAP
- a CDS encoding DUF6084 family protein, translated to MTDLQFTCTGVRPEPYGAGPTLLFGLRIEETDHQPVHALALRCQIRIEPAGRSYEPEEVGMLGDLFGEPSRWNSTLKPLQFAHTSITVPGFTGSTEVDLPVPCTYDTEVASASYFRALSRGEVPLLLLFSGTVFTGRDGFRAEPVPWHKETTYRMPVDVWRNMIEQYFPNSGWLRVRLDVLDALRRYRSARALPSWERVFDELLATADAKAEAKGAD
- a CDS encoding hydrogenase maturation protease translates to MTESDRSGPAGGAEERGRGRVLVAGVGNVFLGDDGFGVETLRRLAARTPELPPGVELMDAGIRGVHLAYRLLEGYRTLVLVDIVAREGPPGTLHTIDVGPEPPAARNGPGPLDTHAMDPATVLALLHDLHAGAGGTLPREVYVVGCVPQDTGEGMGLTPPVAGAVDAAADLVLDLVHRATSVPQRS
- a CDS encoding helix-turn-helix transcriptional regulator is translated as MTGQEVERRALLTPVLLLLLAERQGHGYELVQRLGAFGCGDADQAHVYRLLRGMEGSGEVTSHWHASESGPARRVYAITQQGAMNLALWFVRLGELHGTLHLFLERYVQLEDVGGRAGRDGGSPRAGARPPDHARPPDHSRPPDHMRRMRK
- a CDS encoding hydrogenase maturation nickel metallochaperone HypA produces the protein MHELSIAVAVVEQVEEAVRDQGRAVESLTLRIGELAGVVPEALDFSFGLAAEGTALAGARLLIETVEARGRCEGCGREAPTGMPPVLWCAGCGAPLTLLGGRELEIVRVTLADGRPEVRDEEASHVPHR